CCGATCAAGGCGTCGCCAGCGCGGACCCGGTGAGCGCCGAGCCGTCTCGACTCCTCCACGACACCCACCATGAAGCCGGCCAGGTCGTACTCGCCCGGGGCGTAGAAATCGGGCAGCTCCGCAGTCTCACCACCCAGCAAGGCACAGCCGTGCGCGGCACAGGCCGCCGCCATGCCCGCCACCAGCTCCTCGACCGTGCCGGGCTCGAGACGCGACATCCCGATGTAGTCCATGAAAAAAAGGGGGCGCGCCCCCTCGACCAGGATGTCATTGATGCAGTGGTGCACGAGGTCCCGTCCCACGGTGTCGTGGCGACCCGCGCGCACCGCGACTTTGAGCTTGGTACCCACGCCATCGGCGCTGGCCACGAGCAACGGCTGCTCGAGCCCAGGCGGCAGGCGGATTACGCCGCCGAAGCCACCGGGGCCGGCAATGACACCGGCGCCGGCCGTAGGCGCCGTCAGCTCCCTGATCCGCTCCTTGATCCGAGAAGCCGCATCGCGGTCGACCCCCGCTTGCCGGTAGCTGCTGGCCGCTCTCGAGGCACCGCGCTGGTCACGCCCAGACATTCGCGCCCGCCGGCAGCGTATGCTCGAAGGCGGTCATCTCCCGGAACGCGCGCACCCGATCCTGCACTTCGGCTGGCGTGAGGTCCAGGAAGCGATCAATGCTGAAGCGCTCCACGGCAAAGGATCCCATGGCAGAGCCGTAGATCATGGCACGGCGCAACTCGTCTGGCGCCGTCGCGCCCGCCTGGGCAAGGTATCCCAGGAACCCACCGGCAAATGCGTCGCCCGCTCCCGTGGGATCGAAAACCACTTCCAGCGGATAGCCAGGCGCAAAGAAGGTCATGTCTCGCGTGAAGAGGACGGCGCCGTGCTCGCCTTTCTTCACCACTATGGCCTGGGGCCCCCGCTCCTGGATCCAGCGGGCGGCGCGCAGGAGGTTGTAGTCACCCGTGAGCTGGCGTGCCTCCGAATCGTTTACCAGGAGCAAGTCCACCCGGGACAGGACCTGCAGGAGGGCGGCACGCTTGCCTTCGATCCAGTAGTTCATGGTATCGCAGGCTACGAAGCGGGGCTTCTCGACCTGCTGCAGCACCTCCAGCTGGAGCTCGGGGTCAATATTGCCCAGAAACACCCAGGCAGCACGCCGGCAGTCCTCCGGGATGCGGGGCCGGAACTCGGCAAAGACACCCAGCCGCGTTTCGCGGGTCTCCCGGCTATTGAGGTCGTAGCTGTAGACGCCGGACCAGCGGAAGCTTTCCCCCGGCACCTGGATCAGCCCGGAGAGGTCCACGTCGCGTTGGGCCAGGAACTCGAGGTCAGCCAGAGGGAAGTCGTCACCGACAACACCCACTAGGTGGACCGGGTGGAAGAAGGAGGCCGCGGCACTGAAGAAGGTGGCCGACCCGCCCAACACGTCGCACGCTTCGCCGAACGGCGTCTCGACCGTGTCGAGGGCCACACTCCCCACCACGAGCAAACTCATCCCGCGTCCTCCCGTTCCAACCGTTCGGGTGCTGTGAGCCCCAGCAGCTCGAGGCCGTTGCGCAGCACGATCTGGACAGCGCGTGCCAGCGCCAGGCGAGCGCGGCGCAGCTCGGGGTCATCCACCAGCACGGCCAGGGCAGGGTTGCGGCTGGGGTTTCCCGAATGGTACCACGAGTTGACCATCCCGGCCGTCGCCTCAAGGTAATCGCACACTGCGTGCGGCGCACGCGCTTCGGCGGCTCGCTCGACGACTGCGGGCAGGAGGCTCAACTGCTTGACCAGCTCCTGTTCGGCTTCCGTTTCCAGCCGGTTCAGCTCCGCGCCCTCCGCCTCGATCGCCTCGGGCACCAGCCCTGCTTTGCGGAAGATGCTGCGCATCCGGGCATGCGCGTACTGCACCTTGTAGACGGGGTTCTTCTCCGATTGGTCCAGCGCGAGGTCGAGATCGAAGACCATTTGCGCATCGCCGCGGCGCATCAGGAAGAAGTAGCGGGCCACGTCCACGCCGGTCTCCTCGAACAGCTCGCGCAGGGTTACGTACTCACCCACCCGCTTGCTGAGCCGCACCTCCCGGCCGCCCCGCATGATGCGCACGAGCTGGACGATCTCGACATCCAGGAAATCGGGCAGCCCCAGCGCCGCCATGGCTGCCTGCATGCGGGGCACGTATCCGTGATGATCGGCTCCCCAGACGTCGATCGCGTGGTCGAAGCCGCGTCGCGCCTTGTCCCGATGGTAGGCAATATCGGGTAGGAAATAGGTGTAGCTGCCGTCCCGCTTCACGAGCACGCGATCCTTGTCGTCGCCGAAGGTCGTAGTACGCAGCCAGTGGGCGCCTTCGGAGCGGTAGGTCAGCCCGCGCGTCTCCAGCTCGTGAAGCGTCTCCGGGATCTTCCCTTCGCGGTAGACTCGACTTTCCGGATAGTAGACGTCGAAGCGGACGCGGAACTCCCGCAGGTCATGGTCCTGCTCGGCCTGTAGTCGGCGTGTGGCCCAGTCGCGAAGCCGGGCCAGCCGTTCGCCTCGCGCTGCGCCGCGCAGCTCAGAGCCGTGCTCCGCCTCGACCTGGCGGGCGAGCTGGGCGAGGTACTGGCCGTGATAGCCGCCGGCCGGGATCTCCGCGGCCACTCCCTGCAGCGCGAGCCAGCGCGCCTCGAGCGACTCGGCCAGTTTCTCGACCTGGGCGCCTGCATCGTTGACGTAGAACTCTCGCTCAACTTCGTGGCCGGTCCATTCCAGCAGACTGGCGATGGCGTCGCCCAGTGCCGCGCCGCGGCCGTGGGCAACATGCAGCGGCCCTGTGGGATTGGCAGAGACGAACTCGACCTGGAACCGCTGCGGGTGCGCGCTCGC
This genomic interval from Gemmatimonadota bacterium contains the following:
- a CDS encoding phosphoribosylformylglycinamidine cyclo-ligase — its product is MSGRDQRGASRAASSYRQAGVDRDAASRIKERIRELTAPTAGAGVIAGPGGFGGVIRLPPGLEQPLLVASADGVGTKLKVAVRAGRHDTVGRDLVHHCINDILVEGARPLFFMDYIGMSRLEPGTVEELVAGMAAACAAHGCALLGGETAELPDFYAPGEYDLAGFMVGVVEESRRLGAHRVRAGDALIGLASDGFHTNGYSLLRRLLFDRLGLELEDTFPCLEARVGDVLLRVHKSYFHPVWPLLDTGRMRALAHVTGGGIPENLARVIPAGLEARVLRSAWRTPPE
- a CDS encoding sugar kinase, which gives rise to MSLLVVGSVALDTVETPFGEACDVLGGSATFFSAAASFFHPVHLVGVVGDDFPLADLEFLAQRDVDLSGLIQVPGESFRWSGVYSYDLNSRETRETRLGVFAEFRPRIPEDCRRAAWVFLGNIDPELQLEVLQQVEKPRFVACDTMNYWIEGKRAALLQVLSRVDLLLVNDSEARQLTGDYNLLRAARWIQERGPQAIVVKKGEHGAVLFTRDMTFFAPGYPLEVVFDPTGAGDAFAGGFLGYLAQAGATAPDELRRAMIYGSAMGSFAVERFSIDRFLDLTPAEVQDRVRAFREMTAFEHTLPAGANVWA
- a CDS encoding arginine--tRNA ligase translates to MAARELREQLERIAAELGGGRAVEIQLERPRKPEHGDLATNLALVLAPQLGSPARAIAERVVACLDLPAAGVASAEIAGPGFINFRFARALLEEQLRRILPQDRGYGRSASAHPQRFQVEFVSANPTGPLHVAHGRGAALGDAIASLLEWTGHEVEREFYVNDAGAQVEKLAESLEARWLALQGVAAEIPAGGYHGQYLAQLARQVEAEHGSELRGAARGERLARLRDWATRRLQAEQDHDLREFRVRFDVYYPESRVYREGKIPETLHELETRGLTYRSEGAHWLRTTTFGDDKDRVLVKRDGSYTYFLPDIAYHRDKARRGFDHAIDVWGADHHGYVPRMQAAMAALGLPDFLDVEIVQLVRIMRGGREVRLSKRVGEYVTLRELFEETGVDVARYFFLMRRGDAQMVFDLDLALDQSEKNPVYKVQYAHARMRSIFRKAGLVPEAIEAEGAELNRLETEAEQELVKQLSLLPAVVERAAEARAPHAVCDYLEATAGMVNSWYHSGNPSRNPALAVLVDDPELRRARLALARAVQIVLRNGLELLGLTAPERLEREDAG